In Limibacter armeniacum, a single window of DNA contains:
- a CDS encoding DUF3857 domain-containing protein yields the protein MKKLLTALLLLMTIVPVMAKNKVKWGKVSQEEWQMTQCEYEPEAKAVVLSKIGKMSLRGGKVYYDIHVRTKILSDDATDLGNVNIPFYSGNNTEKVSSVKAHTLIMENGKEQEFEVDDRDMYKNEVSKNRSEVRFAFTNVKKGAILEYKYTLSSESLFILDDWRFQNDIPTLFSSIDVLIPTDVFKYKILYQGYRLALKYMNDQQSVHWELENLPSIKDIPSLYCMEDYVEKLKFQLLGYYQRDAMGAVIYKELLSTWDATAAEFRTDSDIERYMGRKGIYKDIIAQVIKDGDSDLIKAVKLHEWVVRNLKWNKYWGIVPSKSPAELYESGLGNSAELNAFLTGLFKTAELKAEPALSSTRSNGVIATATPMLTEFNTLGCLINIEGKSMLVDATDRMLPITLLPAQLLNTQVFAYDRERISWLFSETSEKTGVMTNVIIDLTGEKPSGEMHMRFTGYEAKDMREKLLSEDEEMESFVLAPEYMQVAEEEWKNQENVYEPLEYTVKMEGVKSLTENTDRIYMPSLFKALLQENPFKDEERLFPVQFRSEYQERYMMQVKLPEGYRVEELPEGKKVNLPGNAGSFVSQMQQMGQVLMVRFTFKLNKTFLPADHYLAMKHFFDLMMEHGDQKIVLVKNEG from the coding sequence ATGAAAAAATTACTAACAGCATTACTCCTGCTGATGACTATCGTGCCTGTAATGGCAAAAAACAAGGTGAAATGGGGGAAGGTTTCTCAAGAAGAGTGGCAAATGACCCAATGTGAATACGAGCCTGAGGCTAAGGCTGTCGTTCTTTCAAAAATTGGAAAAATGTCTCTAAGAGGAGGGAAGGTATATTATGACATTCACGTAAGGACTAAAATCCTATCAGATGATGCGACTGATTTAGGAAATGTCAACATCCCTTTCTACAGTGGTAACAATACTGAAAAAGTATCAAGCGTAAAGGCTCATACTTTAATCATGGAAAATGGTAAGGAGCAGGAGTTTGAGGTGGATGACCGTGATATGTATAAAAATGAAGTGTCAAAAAACCGTTCAGAAGTCCGTTTTGCATTTACCAATGTAAAGAAAGGAGCAATTCTGGAGTATAAGTACACCCTTTCTTCTGAGAGTCTTTTTATCTTGGATGATTGGAGGTTTCAGAATGATATCCCCACATTGTTTAGCAGTATTGATGTCCTGATCCCAACAGATGTATTCAAGTATAAAATTCTTTACCAAGGATATCGTTTGGCATTGAAGTACATGAATGACCAACAGAGTGTTCATTGGGAGCTTGAGAACCTACCTTCTATTAAGGATATACCATCCCTTTATTGTATGGAAGATTATGTAGAGAAACTGAAATTTCAGCTTTTAGGATACTACCAGAGAGATGCTATGGGAGCTGTGATTTATAAAGAACTTCTGAGTACATGGGATGCCACCGCGGCAGAGTTTCGTACTGACAGCGATATTGAACGCTATATGGGAAGAAAGGGTATCTATAAAGACATCATTGCTCAAGTAATTAAAGATGGTGACTCTGACTTGATCAAGGCTGTAAAACTGCACGAGTGGGTAGTCAGAAATTTGAAATGGAATAAGTATTGGGGAATTGTTCCTTCTAAAAGCCCTGCAGAACTATATGAGTCAGGACTTGGTAACTCGGCAGAGTTGAATGCTTTCCTTACAGGATTATTCAAAACGGCAGAGTTGAAAGCCGAACCTGCTCTTTCCAGTACACGTTCCAATGGCGTAATTGCAACCGCAACCCCAATGTTGACAGAGTTCAATACCTTAGGGTGTCTGATCAATATAGAGGGGAAAAGCATGTTGGTAGATGCCACGGATAGAATGCTTCCAATTACATTGCTTCCTGCACAGCTTTTGAATACGCAGGTATTTGCTTACGATCGTGAACGCATTTCGTGGCTATTTAGTGAAACCAGTGAGAAAACAGGTGTGATGACGAATGTGATCATCGACTTGACAGGAGAAAAGCCTTCTGGGGAGATGCATATGAGATTTACTGGTTATGAAGCCAAAGATATGCGTGAAAAGCTTTTGAGTGAAGATGAGGAGATGGAATCGTTTGTTTTGGCGCCTGAATATATGCAAGTGGCTGAAGAAGAGTGGAAAAATCAGGAAAATGTATATGAGCCACTTGAGTATACTGTAAAGATGGAGGGTGTTAAGTCCCTTACAGAAAATACAGACCGTATCTATATGCCTTCTTTGTTTAAGGCATTGCTTCAGGAAAACCCTTTCAAGGATGAGGAGAGATTGTTCCCTGTTCAGTTTAGAAGTGAATACCAGGAACGTTATATGATGCAAGTGAAATTGCCAGAAGGTTATAGAGTTGAGGAGTTACCAGAAGGTAAAAAAGTAAACTTGCCTGGAAATGCTGGAAGTTTTGTATCTCAAATGCAACAAATGGGGCAAGTACTAATGGTGCGCTTTACTTTTAAGCTTAATAAGACATTTTTGCCAGCAGATCATTATTTGGCGATGAAGCACTTTTTTGATTTGATGATGGAGCACGGAGATCAAAAAATTGTATTGGTCAAAAATGAAGGTTAA
- a CDS encoding TonB-dependent receptor plug domain-containing protein, producing MLNFFQNKLCKILLSHLVFFTSVAGEAFSQDIIQDSTVVELYPNTHNYKQLHHIQELNSANLKNSHSTNLLEALSGNVSGFKIASASGNQFGSVSVQSRGINNLSGNSKPLIVLDGVPLLSSDLLSTNGDYDYGSVLQDIPVQEIKEVKVISGASASMLYGSAASNGAIIINTNSHFSDDKYVGVDYEYTSISEKVIALPKLQYEYGGGNSSSFQQVQGSDENIYNTVDYMVDESWGPKLDGTEVVHWYNLDQEGTIYGTSPWVAPNITYEDFYDRGHTGAHHVTAWITTPLVNSRFTYSRTNNDGYTPNSDYNHDRLKGYIALKPIEKITFSLSANYLKQKVMGRPAVGTNNLNINTSMIQWTQTQLDYDHLQNFIYQGGHQAAWNRRAIDNSLPLSHNNPYWTRYYNFQNDNRTHNSWNAQASFAATDWLDLTTRYFGESYSFNSEERIAIGSVQQSQFSTNAQTEDTENFELLVNMKRQYGDWNLIGSLTGGVQNQKSTYKNASTNGGLSVAGIYALYNSNQPASIQTIGLNLKNTYYKASVTANWKETIFTEVSGIIDSPEGQSENNSDFGVSAAYVFRKPLPNSLFSYGTVRGLIHHGVRQSIFSTANYLTSDLSAETVADLELGTSLVFFKNRLTVDFTYYANKTNDAIFPITVNSGTGYSNRLINIGSLTNKGIQLNLSADILKFKDFNWKVDGNFYTNNFEMNFIPEFTSLSAEEYRGVKVQVQDAGNLVLMGTAIERDNTQGNAILNSDGQYATITNQDLGKVMPDYNMGIRNTFRFKDLDLSFLFDIQKGGHYISYTNRYGMYAGTLIETTANNIREDGIVLEGKNRDGSTNMTRISAEEYGKMFNSVDELNVFDASYIKLRDLSIGYNLTGDKLGIKFIDKIRFSAFGRNLLILGLDNQHVDPESAVTSSSPWSGAIEEAALLPTKTYGFSIKVQLKHTL from the coding sequence ATGTTAAACTTTTTTCAAAACAAACTGTGTAAAATACTTTTATCCCATTTAGTATTTTTCACCTCTGTGGCAGGAGAAGCCTTCTCTCAAGACATTATTCAGGATAGTACAGTTGTAGAGTTATACCCAAATACCCATAACTATAAACAGCTGCATCATATTCAAGAACTTAACAGCGCTAACCTTAAAAACAGCCACTCCACAAACCTTTTAGAGGCACTTTCAGGAAATGTATCAGGATTCAAAATTGCTAGTGCATCTGGCAATCAGTTCGGTTCTGTTTCTGTACAGTCAAGAGGTATCAATAACTTGTCAGGAAACAGCAAACCACTGATCGTCTTGGATGGAGTTCCTTTACTTTCCTCAGACCTTTTGTCAACCAATGGAGATTATGATTACGGCAGTGTCTTGCAAGACATACCTGTTCAAGAGATTAAAGAAGTAAAGGTAATTTCAGGTGCCTCAGCCAGTATGTTATATGGTTCTGCCGCCAGCAATGGAGCAATCATTATCAATACAAATAGCCATTTCAGTGATGACAAATATGTGGGAGTTGATTATGAATACACTTCTATCTCTGAAAAGGTAATTGCACTACCCAAACTACAGTATGAATATGGAGGGGGTAACAGCTCAAGCTTCCAACAGGTACAAGGATCTGACGAAAATATATACAATACTGTTGATTATATGGTAGATGAAAGCTGGGGTCCTAAACTTGACGGTACAGAAGTAGTACATTGGTATAACCTAGACCAAGAAGGCACTATCTACGGTACCTCTCCTTGGGTAGCTCCCAATATTACTTATGAGGATTTTTATGATAGAGGACATACGGGAGCTCACCATGTTACGGCCTGGATCACAACACCATTAGTCAACTCTAGATTTACCTATTCAAGGACTAACAATGATGGATATACGCCCAATTCGGATTACAATCATGACAGGTTAAAGGGTTACATAGCCCTTAAACCAATAGAAAAAATAACTTTCAGCTTAAGTGCTAATTACTTGAAGCAAAAAGTAATGGGCAGACCTGCAGTTGGCACTAATAACTTAAATATCAATACTTCCATGATCCAATGGACACAAACCCAATTGGACTATGATCATCTGCAAAACTTTATCTATCAGGGAGGTCACCAAGCTGCTTGGAACAGAAGGGCAATTGACAACAGCCTTCCGCTATCTCATAACAACCCTTACTGGACACGATACTATAATTTCCAAAACGACAACCGTACCCATAATAGTTGGAATGCACAAGCTAGTTTTGCCGCAACTGATTGGCTCGATTTGACTACCCGCTATTTTGGAGAAAGTTATTCTTTCAATTCTGAAGAAAGAATTGCAATTGGCTCTGTTCAACAAAGTCAATTCAGTACCAATGCTCAAACAGAGGATACCGAAAACTTTGAGTTATTAGTTAATATGAAGAGACAGTATGGTGACTGGAATTTGATTGGCTCACTTACTGGAGGAGTACAAAACCAAAAAAGCACTTATAAAAACGCATCCACAAATGGAGGTTTAAGTGTTGCAGGTATATATGCGCTTTACAACTCTAATCAACCTGCTTCTATTCAAACCATTGGGTTGAATTTAAAAAACACTTACTATAAAGCCTCAGTCACAGCCAATTGGAAAGAGACTATTTTCACAGAAGTTTCAGGTATTATTGACAGTCCAGAAGGACAATCAGAAAATAATTCAGACTTCGGGGTTTCCGCAGCCTATGTTTTCAGGAAACCTTTACCTAACAGCTTATTTAGTTATGGTACTGTCAGAGGACTAATTCATCATGGAGTAAGACAGTCTATTTTTTCAACTGCTAACTACCTTACTTCTGACTTGTCAGCTGAAACAGTTGCTGATCTTGAATTAGGGACCTCATTAGTTTTTTTCAAGAACAGGCTAACTGTTGACTTTACATATTATGCCAACAAAACCAATGATGCTATTTTCCCAATCACTGTAAACAGTGGTACAGGATACAGCAATCGGCTAATAAATATAGGTTCCTTAACCAATAAAGGCATTCAACTAAACCTTAGTGCAGACATTCTTAAGTTCAAAGACTTTAACTGGAAGGTAGATGGTAACTTCTACACCAATAACTTTGAAATGAACTTTATTCCTGAGTTCACATCGCTAAGTGCTGAAGAGTACAGAGGAGTAAAAGTTCAAGTACAGGATGCTGGCAACCTTGTTCTCATGGGTACTGCAATTGAAAGAGATAATACACAAGGTAATGCCATTCTAAACAGTGATGGACAGTATGCTACCATAACCAACCAAGACTTGGGTAAAGTAATGCCTGACTACAATATGGGCATTCGCAACACATTCCGTTTTAAAGACCTTGACCTGAGTTTCCTGTTTGATATTCAAAAAGGAGGTCATTATATATCTTACACCAATAGGTATGGTATGTATGCAGGTACCTTAATAGAGACTACAGCCAACAATATTCGGGAAGATGGCATTGTACTGGAAGGCAAAAACCGTGATGGCTCTACAAACATGACACGCATCAGTGCTGAGGAATATGGTAAAATGTTCAATTCTGTTGATGAGTTGAATGTATTTGACGCTTCCTATATTAAGCTGAGGGATTTATCAATAGGTTATAACCTGACTGGAGACAAATTGGGTATCAAATTTATTGACAAGATTCGCTTCAGTGCATTTGGCAGAAACCTACTGATTTTGGGATTAGACAACCAGCATGTAGACCCTGAAAGTGCTGTCACTTCTTCTTCTCCTTGGAGTGGTGCTATTGAAGAAGCTGCCTTATTGCCAACCAAAACTTATGGATTTAGTATAAAAGTGCAGTTGAAACATACTCTATAA
- a CDS encoding S1C family serine protease → MKLSTILLSVLTLLSSCQTIIHGTKQKISIDSNIEKAEIYIDNEYVGVTPFKKRIKRQEKPLNITLSKDGYDSATYVIPSYKRLQGNAIVGNVILGGIVGALGSSMVGATNSEETFGLNLGIQATGITAAFLIDKYSGAKYQYLNSELNLPIYKKPDTIKVETDLIFCTSVSVDLKEGEEAGKVKYGNISKEIDWQEDITFQDFELEKTVNTELDKYGFKVPDFEVKGALQPILLPRYILKAEVTKVYNHVTFNIGQRSVARERNAEHYALTTDLEVTWKVLKRKTEEVLIEKAVKVQNYTPSKEVRDAFKKTFEYSFYQFLNITPEFYELVVKKKSQRLTTSVSIPDGIPVSNEAEDWIQSAVTVNTNTGHGSGFAISEDGYIITNFHVVADVDTLEVILSNNEKYEAKLINFNSERDLALLKIDHTIKPLPLSKESVKLGASVIAIGTPADIALGQTLSKGMISGKRKIDEKQYLQSDVSISPGNSGGPLLYEGKVIGIVDAKMVGNGIEGITFIIPINEIFRGLNIKYSSIN, encoded by the coding sequence ATGAAACTTTCTACAATTCTACTATCAGTATTAACTCTATTATCTAGCTGCCAAACTATTATTCATGGCACAAAACAAAAAATCAGTATTGACTCTAACATAGAAAAAGCCGAAATCTATATAGATAATGAATATGTTGGAGTCACTCCTTTTAAAAAAAGAATTAAAAGACAAGAAAAACCCCTCAACATTACTTTATCAAAAGATGGTTATGACTCTGCGACTTATGTAATTCCATCCTATAAAAGGCTACAAGGAAACGCTATTGTCGGAAATGTAATATTAGGTGGTATCGTAGGTGCTTTAGGTTCAAGTATGGTAGGAGCAACTAACTCTGAAGAAACTTTTGGATTAAATTTAGGCATTCAAGCAACAGGTATTACTGCAGCTTTTTTAATAGACAAATACTCCGGAGCTAAATACCAATATCTAAACTCTGAACTTAATTTACCAATCTATAAAAAACCTGACACAATTAAAGTAGAAACAGATTTGATATTCTGTACTTCTGTATCAGTAGATTTAAAAGAAGGAGAAGAAGCAGGAAAAGTAAAATATGGAAATATCTCTAAAGAAATAGATTGGCAAGAAGATATTACTTTTCAAGATTTTGAGTTAGAAAAAACCGTAAATACGGAATTAGACAAATATGGATTTAAAGTCCCTGACTTTGAAGTAAAAGGAGCATTACAACCGATTCTTTTACCAAGGTATATACTGAAGGCTGAAGTAACTAAAGTCTACAATCATGTTACTTTCAACATTGGGCAAAGATCTGTCGCTAGAGAAAGAAACGCTGAACATTATGCATTGACAACTGACCTTGAAGTAACATGGAAGGTTCTGAAAAGAAAGACTGAAGAAGTTTTGATTGAAAAAGCTGTAAAGGTTCAAAACTACACACCATCCAAAGAAGTAAGAGATGCCTTTAAGAAAACTTTTGAATATAGCTTTTACCAGTTCCTTAATATTACTCCCGAGTTCTATGAATTAGTTGTAAAAAAGAAAAGTCAGAGACTGACAACTTCAGTTTCAATTCCTGATGGTATTCCCGTATCTAATGAAGCAGAAGATTGGATACAATCAGCTGTAACTGTCAATACCAATACAGGTCATGGAAGTGGCTTTGCTATCAGTGAGGATGGTTATATTATCACAAACTTTCATGTTGTAGCAGATGTCGACACATTGGAAGTAATTCTTTCTAATAATGAAAAATATGAAGCAAAACTAATAAACTTCAACTCAGAGAGAGATTTGGCACTTCTGAAAATAGACCATACTATAAAACCTTTACCGCTTTCAAAAGAATCAGTTAAACTTGGAGCCTCAGTAATTGCCATAGGTACACCTGCTGATATTGCATTAGGTCAAACCCTATCAAAAGGTATGATCAGTGGCAAACGTAAGATTGATGAAAAACAATACCTACAATCAGATGTCAGTATAAGCCCAGGAAATAGTGGTGGTCCCCTGCTCTATGAAGGAAAAGTAATCGGGATTGTCGATGCAAAAATGGTGGGTAATGGGATTGAAGGCATTACATTTATCATACCTATCAATGAAATATTTAGAGGTTTAAATATTAAATATAGCAGTATCAACTAA
- a CDS encoding trypsin-like peptidase domain-containing protein: protein MLTKPFYHSIKIQKMRFITFLLIPLLFLTGCHTIMLGHKQKIQVKSNEPNAKVYIDHEYVGETPLKVKVERHEAPLHISLAKEGYETTTIEVPTHRTRATSTLGNTWLGSVLTGPGGLGLALNIDDENPTMALSSYAIGFSLPFVIDIITSNKKAYDYLSSELTLPIYKKNKKVEDVTDLIFCSEVNINLKEGEKAGKITYNSYSRTIDWEKDIQFKDFELEKAVNESLEDLNFQVPDFESKNTLTPLKLPRYIITAEVTKFFNSVTTKYANADIYPIQSNIEVIWKVKLRRTNNTLMEKKISTKGFNISTDIRSVFENVFSQNFHEFLNTSSELYELTNKSVETSLEQKITIQKNIPISEEFEDLVNSVVTVNTEAGHGSGFAISEDGYIITNYHVIEDVDSLEVILSNDQKLEAKLINYNAQRDLALLKIDHVIKPLPISTDDVKLGTSVIAIGTPADITLGQTLSKGMISGKRTIEEKTFLQSDVSISPGNSGGPLIYNGKVIGVIDAKVVGQGVEGITFIIPADEILNALNITYSDIN from the coding sequence ATGTTGACGAAGCCTTTTTATCATTCAATTAAAATTCAAAAAATGAGATTTATAACTTTTTTATTGATTCCTCTACTTTTTTTAACTGGATGCCATACAATTATGTTAGGGCATAAACAGAAAATACAAGTTAAATCTAATGAACCTAACGCTAAGGTCTATATTGATCATGAATATGTAGGTGAAACGCCACTGAAGGTAAAAGTTGAAAGGCATGAAGCCCCATTACATATATCCTTAGCAAAAGAAGGTTATGAGACAACTACTATAGAAGTTCCTACACATAGAACCCGTGCAACTTCAACTTTGGGAAATACCTGGTTAGGGAGCGTACTCACCGGACCAGGTGGTTTAGGCTTAGCACTCAATATTGACGATGAAAACCCTACAATGGCACTTTCTAGTTACGCCATAGGCTTCTCTCTTCCATTCGTTATTGATATAATCACTTCGAATAAAAAGGCTTATGATTATCTGTCTTCAGAATTAACATTACCGATTTACAAAAAAAATAAAAAGGTTGAAGATGTAACAGATTTGATATTCTGCAGTGAAGTCAATATTAATTTGAAAGAGGGGGAAAAAGCTGGTAAAATCACTTATAACAGCTATAGTAGAACTATTGATTGGGAAAAAGACATACAATTCAAGGATTTTGAATTAGAGAAAGCAGTGAATGAGTCATTAGAAGATTTAAACTTTCAAGTACCGGATTTTGAATCAAAAAATACACTCACTCCATTAAAGCTACCAAGGTATATCATTACTGCAGAAGTAACTAAATTCTTCAATAGTGTAACTACAAAATATGCCAATGCTGATATATATCCAATTCAATCCAATATTGAAGTTATTTGGAAAGTAAAACTGAGAAGAACTAATAACACTCTAATGGAGAAAAAAATTAGTACCAAAGGGTTTAATATTTCTACAGATATCAGAAGTGTTTTTGAGAATGTATTCAGCCAAAACTTTCATGAATTTTTAAATACATCTTCAGAGCTTTATGAATTAACTAACAAAAGTGTTGAAACAAGCTTAGAGCAGAAAATTACTATACAAAAAAACATTCCTATATCAGAAGAGTTTGAAGACTTAGTAAATTCTGTTGTCACAGTCAATACAGAAGCAGGTCATGGTAGTGGTTTCGCTATCAGTGAAGATGGTTATATCATCACTAATTACCATGTAATTGAAGATGTGGATTCTCTAGAAGTCATCCTTTCCAACGACCAAAAACTAGAAGCTAAATTGATTAATTATAATGCACAAAGAGATTTAGCTCTTTTAAAAATAGATCATGTAATCAAACCTCTTCCTATTTCTACTGATGATGTAAAATTAGGAACTTCTGTGATCGCAATTGGCACTCCTGCTGATATCACGTTAGGTCAGACACTTTCAAAAGGTATGATCAGTGGAAAACGTACTATTGAGGAAAAAACATTCTTGCAATCCGATGTAAGTATAAGCCCTGGGAATAGCGGTGGTCCATTAATCTATAATGGTAAAGTTATTGGTGTCATTGATGCCAAAGTTGTGGGGCAAGGCGTAGAAGGAATTACTTTTATTATTCCAGCCGATGAAATTCTGAATGCTTTAAACATAACGTATAGTGACATCAATTAG
- a CDS encoding DUF3857 domain-containing protein yields MKLKFLLLSIPILLLFQLTYAKDPKYPLRSIPDSLQKGADAVIRELQMEVELTEKGKYILREKKVITIFNSKMADMAADAFYYDDDIKILSLEAATYDASGKEVKRLKKRDIRDIAYFDSYTLFQDSRLQVADLSWGYYPYTVEFICESEVDGYLTFPRWVGASSEEKVSTQKASYHVTVPTGTELKYKSSAVTPEVEISEKGLTTEYKWEVNGWKAIKKFEDYVSVTEQIPFVTVVPTEFIYGGYEGKTDSWSAIGEWSYNLNKGTDVLPEEAIAEIKKLTEGIENPRQVAKKVYEYVQGRTRYVSVQLGIGGHKPIDANKVHTTGYGDCKALSNYTYSLLKEVGIKSHYAIIRGGRNEPSIDPDFPADMFNHVILCVPFEQDTVWLECTSQTNPFGYIGNFTDDRHALLVTDEGGKLVKTRAYAAEENKQTYVADFHVNADGKGEAVLHYKSAGEQYDKFEALQRQKEKEQKEFFQSYLDLPSMLITDMKYNDQPSELPVIEGEVRFTSNNLAKKSTNRLFITPNQLNRSSGKYRNVKRRKFDFEIGTSFVDYDSVTWNLPEGYELEEPHVDIEYKCEMGSYKASFKVEKNQLTYTRTFQINKGRYSAELFNNYMTFRRTVIGFDKSELVFVKREGQSTEDL; encoded by the coding sequence ATGAAACTGAAATTTTTACTGCTATCGATACCTATTTTATTACTATTTCAATTAACCTATGCAAAAGACCCTAAATATCCTTTAAGGTCAATTCCGGATTCATTACAAAAAGGTGCAGATGCAGTGATTCGGGAGCTTCAAATGGAAGTGGAACTTACTGAAAAAGGGAAGTATATTTTAAGGGAGAAAAAGGTTATTACCATCTTCAATTCTAAGATGGCTGACATGGCAGCTGATGCCTTTTACTATGATGATGATATTAAAATTCTCTCACTGGAAGCGGCAACCTATGATGCTTCCGGCAAAGAGGTAAAACGTCTTAAAAAAAGGGATATCAGGGATATCGCATATTTTGATTCATATACTTTGTTTCAGGATAGCCGATTACAAGTAGCCGATCTGAGTTGGGGGTATTACCCTTATACGGTTGAGTTTATTTGTGAGTCAGAAGTAGATGGCTATTTAACTTTTCCTAGATGGGTTGGTGCCTCATCAGAGGAAAAAGTGTCAACACAAAAAGCTTCCTACCATGTGACTGTACCTACTGGAACTGAGTTGAAATACAAATCATCGGCCGTAACACCAGAGGTAGAGATCTCAGAGAAAGGATTAACTACAGAGTACAAGTGGGAAGTCAATGGCTGGAAAGCAATCAAGAAATTTGAGGATTATGTTTCTGTAACGGAGCAAATTCCATTTGTAACTGTTGTGCCAACAGAGTTTATATATGGTGGTTATGAAGGAAAGACAGATAGTTGGAGCGCTATTGGGGAATGGTCTTACAACCTGAATAAAGGGACAGATGTCTTGCCGGAAGAAGCAATTGCTGAAATCAAAAAGTTGACAGAAGGCATTGAAAACCCTAGACAAGTAGCTAAAAAGGTTTACGAGTATGTTCAGGGACGTACAAGATATGTCAGTGTTCAGTTAGGTATTGGGGGGCATAAACCCATCGATGCTAACAAGGTACATACTACGGGATATGGTGACTGTAAGGCATTGAGTAATTACACATATTCATTGTTAAAGGAAGTGGGAATAAAATCACATTATGCCATAATCAGGGGAGGACGAAATGAACCATCAATTGACCCTGATTTCCCTGCTGATATGTTTAACCATGTTATTCTGTGTGTGCCATTTGAACAGGATACTGTTTGGTTGGAGTGTACTAGCCAGACCAATCCTTTTGGTTATATAGGCAATTTCACTGATGACAGACATGCTTTGCTTGTAACGGATGAAGGTGGGAAATTGGTTAAAACACGTGCTTATGCAGCAGAGGAAAACAAGCAAACATATGTTGCAGATTTTCATGTAAATGCAGATGGAAAAGGAGAGGCTGTTTTACATTACAAATCAGCTGGGGAGCAATATGATAAGTTTGAAGCACTTCAACGTCAAAAAGAAAAGGAACAAAAAGAGTTCTTCCAATCGTATCTGGATTTGCCAAGTATGCTGATTACAGATATGAAGTATAATGATCAGCCATCAGAGTTACCTGTGATTGAAGGTGAAGTAAGGTTTACTTCAAATAACCTAGCAAAGAAAAGTACAAATAGACTGTTTATTACACCTAATCAGTTAAACAGAAGCTCAGGGAAATATAGAAATGTCAAACGTCGAAAATTTGACTTTGAAATAGGTACTTCCTTTGTCGATTATGACTCTGTTACATGGAATTTGCCTGAGGGTTATGAGTTGGAAGAGCCACATGTAGATATTGAGTATAAATGTGAAATGGGAAGCTATAAAGCTTCATTTAAGGTTGAAAAAAATCAACTGACTTACACTCGAACGTTTCAAATAAACAAGGGACGTTACAGTGCAGAACTTTTTAATAATTACATGACATTTAGAAGAACAGTTATAGGGTTTGATAAAAGTGAATTAGTTTTTGTCAAGCGTGAGGGCCAATCGACTGAAGATTTATAA